One Brassica napus cultivar Da-Ae chromosome C4, Da-Ae, whole genome shotgun sequence genomic region harbors:
- the LOC106449496 gene encoding leucine-rich repeat extensin-like protein 3: MSSLLFLISIALTITFNNHTSKAANPAVSFRDTVPCRKNNLFSVSDSYGDLECRLRQVKPSFKQKTRGRYRRESHVSCLGIKRCSRNGKNQIFLAVKKHPERKSSRNLKQIRKESQVHFQHKKQQSSRYKKQNIGDKKLFFPPPWFLPPNPFAPPPSIFPPNPFAPPPSIFPPNPFQPPPPSIFPPLPFQPPPAPPPSIFPPLFPQPPPAPPPSIFPPIFPQPPPSPPPSFFPPNPFQPRPPQPPPTPPPSFFPPIFPPPPAAPPPSPPSFFPPNPFPPLPPIFPGLNPPPPPPPPPPPPPSIFPFPPFPFLPPPRNPGPPPTLSSSANKQPT; the protein is encoded by the exons atgtcttctcttctcttcctcatcTCCATTGCCTTAACCATAACATTCAATAACCATACTTCAAAGGCAGCAAATCCAGCCGTAAGCTTCAGAGACACTGTCCCTTGCAGGAAAAATAACCTCTTCTCAGTCTCAG ATTCCTATGGTGATCTTGAATGCAGATTAAGACAAGTGAAACCTAGTTTCAAACAGAAGACAAGAGGTCGTTATCGAAGAGAATCCCATGTTTCATGTCTTGGAATCAAAAGGTGTTCAAGAAATGGGAAGAATCAGATATTCTTGGCTGTAAAGAAGCATCCAGAAAGGAAGTCTAGTCGGAATCTGAAACAAATTAGAAAAGAAAGTCAGGTTCACTTCCAACACAAGAAGCAACAATCATCAAGATACAAAAAGCAAAATATCGGAGACAAGAAGTTATTTTTCCCACCTCCATGGTTTCTTCCTCCAAACCCATTTGCGCCCCCACCTTCGATTTTTCCACCAAACCCGTTTGCGCCACCACCGTCTATTTTTCCACCGAACCCATTTCAGCCACCGCCTCCTTCGATATTCCCTCCACTCCCATTTCAACCTCCTCCTGCTCCACCTCCCTCAATATTCCCTCCATTATTTCCTCAGCCGCCTCCTGCTCCTCCTCCGTCTATATTCCCTCCAATATTTCCTCAGcctcctccttctcctcctccatcTTTCTTCCCTCCTAACCCATTTCAGCCTCGTCCTCCTCAGCCTCCTCCCACTCCTCCTCCATCGTTCTTCCCTCCAATATTTCCTCCGCCTCCTGCTGCTCCACCGCCCTCTCCTCCATCCTTTTTCCCTCCAAACCCATTTCCTCCACTGCCGCCAATATTTCCAGGTCTaaatccaccaccaccaccacctcctcctcctccacctcctccgTCAATTTTTCCATTTCCTCCGTTCCCTTTCCTTCCACCACCACGCAACCCTGGCCCTCCTCCTACTTTATCTTCTTCAGCAAACAAACAACCTACTTAA
- the LOC106407192 gene encoding E3 ubiquitin-protein ligase At3g02290, which yields MGALCCCFQVDLFESYANPNTSMSRNCPCLNCFLQSFMGLYASIFNRGGMHPIPSTVEAASVMSSTTSFDDSSLSDVYHSPPRPLPYDADPRYFRFAKGSSHSGEEAEPLRGDTEMSSEVSGGGAKRNKSGYEDGSKEAYSKCSLTDEKSKIELSYADSDDEDICPTCLDDYTPENPKIITKCSHHFHLSCIYEWMERSETCPVCGKVMAFDETG from the exons ATGGGAGCTCTCTGTTGCTGCTTTCAAGTTGATCTCTTTGAGAGTTATGCGAATCCAAACACTTCAATGTCTAGGAACTGTCCCTGCCTTAACTGCTTCCTCCAGAGTTTCATGGGTTTG TACGCATCGATATTTAACAGAGGTGGAATGCATCCAATACCTTCAACTGTGGAGGCTGCCTCAGTGATGAGTTCCACAACTTCATTTGATGACTCATCTCTCTCTGATGTCTATCACTCTCCTCCGAGGCCGTTGCCCTACGATGCTGATCCTAGGTACTTCCGTTTTGCTaagggatcaagccattcggGGGAAGAAGCAGAACCGTTAAGAGGTGATACTGAAATGAGCTCTGAAGTTTCTGGAGGTGGAGCCAAACGGAACAAGTCTGGTTACGAAGATGGTTCTAAAGAAGCGTATTCAAAATGTTCACTCACCGATGAAAAGTCGAAGATAGAGCTTTCTTACGCAGATTCGGATGATGAGGATATCTGCCCAACCTGCCTTGATG ATTACACGCCAGAGAATCCAAAGATTATCACCAAATGCTCTCACCATTTTCACCTTAGCTGTATTTATGAATGGATGGAGAGAAGTGAAACCTGCCCCGTCTGTGGAAAG GTGATGGCATTCGATGAAACTGGCTAA